One genomic region from Streptomyces sp. NBC_00582 encodes:
- a CDS encoding SpoIIE family protein phosphatase: MTVAWDRVGGLVDAHERFLTGDRVDSDVRGSVLESWKRCRSAGLQPHRLLVPYRSDLELDDRFLGAAEPVLKDLAASLVDVSMTVVLCDGQARMIQRYGGDRTLRQRLDEIRFAPGFDASEQVVGTNGVGTALAERSPFYVVGREHFADCLEPFTCAGAPIRNPLSGHVEAVLDLTCLRADGDPAMLRLVREAVRGIEERLLEQATQRERALLDAYRRAERDTSVTRAWPQRPASAHPGHRAPHDDGDLGRIDLAVLREKAEELIASPHRAFDEVTLSGGRTATLLRRPVIGASGETGVVIEARVVGGPRLRHAELTVPEVPAGATATATTTTPARTAATPGLSVTPPVDMHTVVPSLQPGTGAWPKSPAASPTPDAPTDADGSGDDGWLLLVGEPGVGRLAVLARERLALLYDAGVRIGTTLDVTRTAEELAEVAVPRFADFAAVDLADPVLHGEEPAPTGAGTPLRRVALGAVYEEPTLYGVGDRAGYVPSTPQARSLESGQSVLEPVLAEARGWLANDPARGARMLAAGVHSLITVPLRARGVTLGVVSFYRARQPAPFEEDDLSLAQELVGRAAICIDNARRYTREHNTALALQRSLLPRGRPEQNAVEVAYRYLPARAGVGGDWFDVIPLSGARVALVVGDVVGHGLHAAATMGRLRTAVHNFCSLDLAPDELLTHLDDLVGRLDRGEGWGVEDTHPDTGIIGATCLYAVYDPVLRRCTLARAGHPLPAVVRPDGTVDFVDLPPGPPLGLGGMPFETAELELAEGSQLVLYTDGLIEDRLQDIDVGLDRLRKVLACAERAPEDTCEAVVDALLPARPTDDVALLVARTRALGPEHVAQWELPSDPAVVAHSRAAVTDQLAAWGLEDMAFTTELIASELVTNAIRHATGPVQLRLLRDRTLICEVSDGSGTSPRLRRARTEDEGGRGLFLVAQLTERWGTRYTSTGKIIWTEQPLPRSPSAASANTTGA; this comes from the coding sequence ATGACCGTCGCCTGGGACCGAGTAGGGGGTCTGGTCGATGCGCACGAGCGTTTCCTGACCGGTGACCGGGTCGACTCCGATGTGCGCGGCTCGGTGCTCGAGTCCTGGAAGCGGTGCAGGTCCGCCGGGCTGCAGCCACACCGGTTGCTGGTTCCCTACCGGTCCGACCTGGAGCTGGACGACCGGTTCCTGGGCGCGGCCGAGCCGGTACTGAAGGACCTGGCGGCATCGCTGGTCGACGTGAGCATGACCGTCGTGCTCTGTGACGGGCAGGCCCGCATGATCCAGCGGTACGGCGGTGATCGGACCCTGCGCCAACGCCTCGACGAGATACGGTTCGCCCCCGGCTTCGACGCGTCCGAGCAGGTCGTGGGCACCAACGGCGTCGGCACCGCGCTGGCCGAGCGCTCTCCTTTTTACGTCGTCGGCCGTGAGCATTTCGCCGACTGCCTGGAGCCTTTCACGTGTGCGGGCGCACCGATCCGCAATCCGCTCAGCGGACACGTCGAGGCGGTCCTCGACCTCACGTGCCTACGCGCCGACGGCGACCCCGCGATGCTGCGGCTGGTCCGTGAAGCGGTCCGCGGTATAGAGGAGCGGCTGCTGGAACAGGCCACGCAGCGCGAACGCGCGTTGCTCGATGCGTATCGGCGAGCCGAGCGGGACACGAGCGTCACGCGCGCATGGCCACAGCGGCCCGCGTCCGCCCACCCCGGGCATCGCGCCCCCCACGACGACGGCGACCTCGGCCGGATCGACCTTGCGGTGCTGCGGGAGAAGGCCGAGGAACTCATCGCCTCACCGCACCGCGCCTTCGACGAGGTGACCCTGTCCGGCGGCCGGACCGCCACCCTGCTGCGCCGCCCGGTCATCGGCGCGTCGGGTGAGACGGGGGTGGTGATCGAGGCCCGTGTGGTCGGGGGCCCGCGTCTGCGGCACGCCGAACTGACCGTACCCGAGGTGCCGGCCGGGGCCACTGCGACGGCCACGACGACGACCCCCGCACGGACCGCCGCCACCCCGGGCCTCTCCGTGACGCCTCCCGTCGACATGCACACCGTCGTGCCGTCGCTCCAGCCCGGCACCGGGGCATGGCCCAAGTCCCCCGCGGCTTCCCCCACACCCGACGCCCCGACGGACGCCGACGGATCCGGGGACGACGGCTGGTTGCTGCTCGTCGGCGAGCCGGGCGTCGGTCGGCTGGCCGTTCTGGCCCGCGAGCGGCTCGCCCTGCTGTACGACGCCGGCGTCCGCATCGGCACCACACTGGACGTCACCCGCACCGCGGAGGAGCTGGCGGAGGTGGCCGTTCCCCGGTTCGCCGACTTCGCCGCCGTCGACCTGGCCGACCCCGTGCTGCACGGAGAGGAACCGGCGCCCACCGGCGCCGGCACCCCGCTGCGCCGGGTCGCACTGGGTGCCGTGTACGAGGAGCCGACCCTGTACGGCGTCGGCGACCGGGCCGGCTATGTCCCGTCCACGCCGCAGGCCCGGAGCCTGGAGAGCGGGCAGTCGGTTCTCGAACCCGTTCTGGCCGAGGCCCGCGGCTGGCTCGCCAACGATCCGGCACGGGGCGCAAGGATGCTCGCGGCGGGTGTCCACTCCCTGATCACGGTACCCCTACGGGCCCGGGGCGTGACCCTCGGTGTGGTCAGCTTCTACCGCGCCCGGCAGCCGGCCCCCTTCGAGGAAGACGACCTGTCCCTGGCCCAGGAACTGGTCGGCAGGGCGGCGATCTGCATCGACAACGCCCGCCGCTACACGCGCGAGCACAACACGGCACTCGCCCTGCAGCGGAGCCTTCTGCCCCGCGGCAGGCCCGAGCAGAACGCCGTCGAGGTCGCCTACCGCTATCTGCCGGCGCGGGCGGGGGTGGGCGGCGACTGGTTCGACGTCATCCCGCTGTCCGGCGCCCGGGTCGCGCTGGTGGTCGGCGACGTGGTCGGCCACGGTCTGCACGCCGCCGCGACGATGGGCCGCCTGCGCACCGCCGTGCACAACTTCTGTTCCCTGGACCTGGCACCCGACGAACTCCTCACCCACCTCGACGACCTGGTCGGCCGGCTCGACCGGGGCGAGGGCTGGGGGGTGGAGGACACCCACCCGGACACCGGAATCATCGGCGCCACCTGTCTGTACGCCGTGTACGACCCGGTTCTGCGGCGCTGCACCCTCGCCCGCGCCGGGCATCCGCTTCCCGCGGTCGTCCGCCCCGACGGCACGGTGGACTTCGTCGATCTGCCGCCCGGGCCGCCGCTCGGGCTCGGGGGGATGCCCTTCGAGACAGCGGAGCTGGAACTGGCCGAAGGCAGCCAGTTGGTGCTCTACACCGACGGTCTGATCGAGGACCGGCTCCAGGACATCGACGTCGGCCTGGACCGCCTCCGAAAAGTCCTGGCCTGTGCGGAGCGGGCGCCGGAGGACACCTGCGAGGCGGTCGTGGACGCACTGCTCCCGGCCCGGCCGACCGACGACGTCGCCCTGCTCGTCGCCCGTACCCGCGCACTGGGGCCGGAACACGTCGCCCAGTGGGAGCTGCCCAGCGATCCGGCGGTCGTCGCCCACTCCCGCGCGGCCGTCACCGACCAGCTGGCCGCCTGGGGTCTCGAGGACATGGCCTTCACGACCGAACTCATCGCCAGCGAGCTGGTCACCAATGCCATCCGGCACGCGACGGGGCCGGTCCAGTTGCGGCTGCTCCGCGACCGCACGCTGATCTGCGAGGTCTCCGACGGCAGCGGTACCTCGCCCCGGCTGCGTCGCGCCAGAACCGAGGACGAAGGCGGGCGCGGCCTCTTCCTCGTCGCCCAACTCACCGAGCGCTGGGGAACCCGGTACACGTCCACAGGCAAGATCATCTGGACCGAGCAGCCCCTGCCGCGTTCGCCCTCCGCCGCCTCCGCGAACACCACCGGTGCCTGA
- a CDS encoding helix-turn-helix transcriptional regulator has protein sequence MDRSSEIREFLRTRRARITPEQAGLVPHGGARRVPGLRREEVAQLAGVSVDYYVRLERGRTQGVSVTVLEAVARALRLDDTERAHLFDLAQPTPTRARHRRPLAPQRVHPVLYRTLDALSVPAVVQGRRTDVLAANKLAHALYTDFEARPRRERNFARFVFLDEAARTLYADWNQVAGDCLAMLRLYAGRHPDDPQLTELIGELSLHSDTFRRMWADHDVQAHTTGTKRLHHPLVGDLTLDYLVLAVEGDPEQTLTIYTPEPASPSAEAIDILASWTTTSTIASRAQGEAQNPAR, from the coding sequence ATGGACCGCAGCAGTGAGATCCGTGAGTTCCTGCGCACCCGCCGGGCACGGATCACCCCCGAGCAGGCCGGCCTCGTCCCGCACGGCGGCGCCCGCCGCGTGCCGGGACTCCGCCGCGAGGAAGTCGCCCAGCTCGCCGGAGTGAGCGTCGACTACTACGTCCGTCTGGAGCGGGGCCGCACCCAGGGCGTCTCCGTAACCGTCCTGGAGGCCGTCGCCCGCGCCCTGCGCCTGGACGACACCGAACGCGCCCACCTCTTCGACCTCGCCCAGCCCACCCCCACTCGGGCCCGCCACCGACGTCCCCTCGCCCCCCAAAGGGTCCATCCGGTGCTGTACCGGACCCTGGACGCCCTCAGCGTCCCCGCGGTGGTCCAGGGGCGACGCACGGACGTCCTGGCCGCCAACAAGCTCGCCCACGCCCTCTACACCGATTTCGAAGCCCGGCCCCGCCGCGAGCGCAACTTCGCCCGCTTCGTCTTCCTCGACGAAGCCGCCCGCACGCTGTACGCCGACTGGAACCAGGTCGCCGGCGACTGCCTGGCCATGCTGCGCCTCTATGCCGGGCGACACCCCGACGACCCGCAGCTCACCGAGCTGATCGGGGAGCTGTCCCTGCACAGCGACACCTTCCGCCGCATGTGGGCCGACCACGACGTCCAAGCGCACACCACCGGCACCAAACGCCTCCACCACCCACTGGTCGGCGATCTCACCCTCGACTACCTGGTCCTGGCCGTCGAAGGCGACCCCGAACAGACCCTCACCATCTACACCCCCGAACCCGCCTCCCCCTCAGCCGAAGCCATCGACATCCTCGCCAGCTGGACCACCACCTCCACCATCGCATCGCGAGCCCAAGGAGAGGCGCAGAATCCAGCCCGCTGA
- a CDS encoding SDR family oxidoreductase — protein sequence MSKVIFVTGAGRGLGTDLVREALAAGHRVVATGRRPEEVAKTLGRPRDNLLVTKLDVTSLDDAHAATQAAVDRFGRVDVLINNAGNFFAGYFEEVSPAHMRQQIETNLFGPMNVTRAVLPVMRRQRDGHVITISSLAGQVGTEFTSAYAASKFGVEGWMEALHHDIKPYDIRTTIVEPGYFRTELLVDASTTWPEPSIDDYAERTAATVEAWKSINGRQPGDPAKLAHALLTLAGQERPPLRFVAGADAVEGVSAKARELLAQAEASRELGGNLGHDDIGSA from the coding sequence ATGAGCAAGGTCATTTTTGTCACCGGTGCCGGACGCGGTCTGGGCACGGACCTCGTCCGCGAGGCCCTCGCGGCCGGCCACCGGGTCGTCGCCACCGGCCGTCGCCCCGAGGAGGTCGCGAAGACCCTGGGCAGGCCGCGGGACAACCTGCTGGTCACCAAGCTGGACGTCACCAGCCTGGACGACGCGCATGCGGCCACCCAGGCCGCGGTCGACCGGTTCGGCCGCGTAGACGTCCTGATCAACAACGCCGGGAACTTCTTCGCCGGCTACTTCGAGGAGGTCTCACCCGCGCACATGCGGCAGCAGATCGAGACCAACCTCTTCGGCCCGATGAACGTCACCCGCGCCGTCCTGCCCGTCATGCGTAGGCAGCGCGACGGTCACGTCATCACGATCTCCTCGCTCGCCGGTCAGGTCGGCACGGAGTTCACCTCCGCCTACGCGGCCTCCAAGTTCGGCGTCGAGGGCTGGATGGAAGCCCTGCACCACGACATCAAGCCGTACGACATCCGCACCACGATCGTGGAGCCGGGCTACTTCCGTACCGAACTGCTCGTGGACGCCTCCACCACCTGGCCCGAGCCGAGCATCGACGACTACGCCGAGCGCACCGCCGCCACGGTCGAAGCCTGGAAGAGCATCAACGGACGGCAGCCCGGCGACCCCGCCAAGCTCGCCCACGCCCTGCTGACCCTCGCCGGCCAGGAGCGGCCGCCATTGCGCTTCGTCGCCGGCGCCGACGCCGTGGAGGGCGTCTCGGCCAAGGCCCGGGAACTCCTCGCGCAGGCCGAAGCCTCCCGTGAACTGGGCGGCAACCTCGGCCACGACGACATCGGCTCAGCCTGA
- a CDS encoding TSUP family transporter — MDWSAGLHGFTAGVLIAVVTAPVGVSGAVFLLPVQLSVLGVPSPAVTPTNLLYNVVAGPGALLRYRRDGRLYGPLTRHLVAGTLPGVILGAVIRVFALPGPAVFRVLVAALLLPLGLWLVVRTLRPAPGHAPAAPSRRAITVLAVGVGTVGGIYGIGGGSILGPVLVGRGMPVAQVAPAALASTFVTSLAGAGTYGLLSLTGGEHIAPDWFLGLACGLGGLTGGYLGARLQPRLPERLLRLLLGTLAAVVGGIYAAQTLI; from the coding sequence GTGGACTGGTCGGCGGGACTTCACGGGTTCACCGCAGGGGTGCTGATAGCCGTCGTGACGGCACCGGTGGGCGTGTCCGGAGCGGTCTTCCTGCTGCCCGTCCAACTGAGCGTGCTCGGCGTGCCCAGCCCGGCCGTCACCCCGACCAATCTCCTCTACAACGTCGTCGCGGGGCCCGGTGCCCTGCTGCGCTATCGCCGCGACGGACGCCTGTACGGCCCGCTGACGCGTCACCTTGTCGCCGGAACCCTGCCCGGCGTCATCCTCGGCGCGGTGATCCGGGTCTTCGCGCTACCCGGTCCAGCCGTCTTCCGGGTACTGGTCGCCGCCCTGCTCCTGCCGCTGGGGCTGTGGCTCGTCGTCCGAACCCTGCGGCCCGCGCCCGGGCATGCGCCGGCCGCACCGTCGAGGCGGGCCATCACCGTTCTGGCCGTCGGGGTCGGCACCGTCGGAGGAATCTACGGAATCGGCGGCGGTTCCATCCTCGGGCCGGTCCTGGTGGGCCGGGGCATGCCGGTGGCCCAGGTCGCCCCAGCCGCTCTCGCCTCGACCTTCGTGACCTCGCTCGCCGGTGCCGGAACCTATGGCCTGCTGTCCCTGACCGGCGGCGAACACATTGCCCCGGACTGGTTTCTCGGGCTGGCCTGCGGACTGGGCGGTCTGACGGGCGGCTACCTGGGCGCCCGCCTTCAGCCCCGCCTGCCCGAACGCCTCCTTCGTCTCCTCCTGGGCACCCTCGCCGCGGTGGTCGGCGGAATCTACGCGGCGCAGACCCTCATCTAG
- a CDS encoding oxidoreductase, with translation MTREGKVWLVTGASSGFGRAIAQAAVDAGDTVIGTARRTEALADLVTAHPDRVEAIGLDVTDGERIDAVAADVLTRYGRVDVLVNNAGRTQVGAFEETTDRELRDLFELHVFGPARLTRALLPHMRERGSGAIVNISSFGGQLSFAGFSAYSATKAALEQLSEGLADEVTPFGIKVLIVEPGAFRTNLFGKGAAYFSHEHPAYAEKVGATRKAVREGDGTQPGDPAKAAAAIRLALDAEDTPLRLALGGDAVDALVGHLDAVRTELATWEELSRGTDFDAR, from the coding sequence ATGACCCGTGAGGGCAAGGTCTGGCTGGTCACCGGCGCCAGCAGCGGCTTCGGGAGGGCCATCGCCCAGGCCGCGGTCGACGCCGGTGACACGGTGATCGGCACGGCCCGGCGGACCGAGGCGCTGGCCGACCTGGTCACCGCACACCCCGATCGCGTGGAGGCGATCGGCCTGGACGTCACCGACGGCGAGCGGATCGACGCCGTGGCCGCTGACGTCCTGACCCGATACGGGCGGGTGGACGTGCTGGTGAACAACGCCGGCCGCACACAGGTCGGGGCGTTCGAGGAGACCACCGACCGGGAACTGCGCGACCTGTTCGAGCTGCATGTGTTCGGCCCGGCCCGTCTGACCCGGGCGCTGCTGCCGCACATGCGGGAGCGAGGCAGCGGCGCGATCGTCAACATCAGCAGCTTCGGCGGACAGCTGTCCTTCGCCGGTTTCTCCGCATACAGCGCGACCAAAGCGGCGCTGGAGCAGCTGTCGGAGGGCCTGGCCGACGAAGTGACGCCGTTCGGTATCAAGGTGCTGATCGTGGAGCCCGGCGCGTTCCGCACCAACCTCTTCGGCAAGGGCGCAGCCTACTTCTCGCACGAGCACCCGGCCTACGCCGAGAAGGTCGGCGCCACCCGGAAGGCGGTGCGGGAGGGCGACGGCACCCAGCCCGGGGACCCGGCGAAGGCCGCTGCGGCGATCCGGCTGGCCCTGGACGCGGAGGACACCCCGCTGCGGCTCGCCCTCGGCGGCGACGCGGTGGATGCCCTCGTCGGGCATCTGGATGCGGTGCGGACCGAACTCGCCACCTGGGAGGAGCTCTCCCGCGGAACGGACTTCGACGCACGGTGA
- a CDS encoding LysR family transcriptional regulator: protein MDVHGRDLRYFVAVAEELNFTRAAERLFISQPALSKRIRMLEGQLGADLFHRDRRAARLTAVGEALLPYARRMLALWQVTEEAVEEAKAAERHTLVIGMSTSPGRGLLPALRTRLLSRHPQARLVLRQVHWADPSAGLADGSSDVAFVWLPLPDGNRYRYAVVAQEPRWVALPYDHPLTARAAADREGAVDFTELLDEPFLALPPEAGPLRDHWLAVDARGDRPPRIGAVVASAEETHEAVANGQGVALLASGNAPLVVRDDVVTVPVRGLSPSQLALAVRRDDERPLVRAYLAAATKLGAGTS from the coding sequence ATGGATGTCCACGGGCGGGATCTGCGCTACTTCGTAGCGGTCGCCGAGGAATTGAACTTCACCCGGGCAGCCGAGCGGCTGTTCATCTCCCAGCCGGCCCTGAGCAAGCGGATACGGATGCTGGAGGGGCAACTCGGCGCGGACCTCTTCCACAGGGATCGCCGGGCGGCGCGGCTGACGGCGGTGGGGGAGGCCCTGCTGCCGTACGCCCGCCGGATGCTGGCCCTGTGGCAGGTCACCGAGGAGGCGGTCGAGGAGGCGAAGGCCGCGGAGCGGCACACCCTCGTGATCGGCATGTCCACCAGCCCGGGCCGCGGGCTGCTGCCGGCCTTGAGGACCCGGCTGCTCTCCCGGCACCCGCAGGCCAGGCTCGTCCTGCGGCAGGTGCACTGGGCCGATCCCAGCGCCGGGCTGGCGGACGGCTCCAGCGATGTCGCCTTCGTCTGGTTGCCGCTGCCGGACGGCAACCGTTACCGGTACGCGGTGGTGGCCCAGGAGCCACGCTGGGTGGCGCTGCCGTATGACCACCCCCTGACAGCCCGGGCCGCGGCTGATCGCGAGGGGGCGGTGGACTTCACCGAGCTCCTCGACGAGCCCTTCCTCGCTCTCCCGCCCGAGGCCGGCCCCCTGCGGGACCACTGGCTGGCCGTGGACGCCCGAGGTGATCGCCCGCCGCGGATAGGCGCGGTGGTGGCCAGTGCCGAGGAGACCCACGAGGCCGTCGCGAACGGTCAGGGAGTGGCGTTGCTGGCCAGCGGCAACGCCCCGTTGGTCGTCCGCGACGACGTGGTCACCGTGCCCGTCCGGGGCCTCTCCCCGTCCCAACTCGCGCTGGCCGTACGCCGGGACGACGAGCGCCCCCTCGTACGGGCGTACCTGGCCGCGGCGACGAAGCTCGGAGCCGGCACTTCCTGA
- a CDS encoding FUSC family protein, giving the protein MQWIRAAVQTVRRNGLDAGQTVKRACTGPGRERDLAVQAVKAAMAAWIAWAVAGWWLEAPVAFVAPWVAIVLVESTVYRSVAHGLQQLAAIASGTVAATAVALLLHDRMVAMALVLPCAVLLGQWRRLGSQGIYAATGALFVLTNPSVSIAASTARITEALFGAVVGIAVNALIRPPLYLRDTRAVLRDATHEAHDILEAVADGLADGRWDTDEADTWHARALRLQRLVDQARAAVGHSRESLRINIRSRTGTSGTASPPGKEYDDAVLVLEYAAVHTAGVTRTVLEAAAEDQAVTRPESALTRRYADFLRQTAHALRLYSHSRFSRQDDQELRQAVQELRRTLDALRHHLSQARPDAPGEVAVNGALLTQAHRLAGQLVTSET; this is encoded by the coding sequence ATGCAGTGGATACGAGCCGCGGTGCAGACCGTGCGACGCAATGGGCTGGACGCCGGGCAGACAGTGAAGCGGGCGTGCACCGGTCCGGGCCGTGAGCGGGACCTGGCGGTGCAAGCCGTGAAGGCGGCGATGGCCGCCTGGATCGCCTGGGCGGTGGCGGGCTGGTGGCTCGAGGCACCCGTTGCATTCGTCGCGCCATGGGTGGCGATCGTCCTGGTCGAATCGACCGTCTACCGGTCCGTCGCGCACGGGCTGCAGCAACTCGCGGCCATCGCCTCAGGCACCGTGGCGGCCACCGCGGTCGCGCTGCTCCTGCACGACAGGATGGTGGCCATGGCCCTGGTGCTGCCCTGCGCGGTCCTCCTGGGCCAGTGGCGGCGTCTGGGCAGCCAAGGCATCTACGCCGCCACCGGCGCCCTGTTCGTGCTGACCAACCCTTCCGTCAGCATCGCCGCCTCCACCGCGAGGATCACCGAGGCGCTCTTCGGCGCCGTGGTCGGCATCGCCGTCAACGCGCTGATCAGGCCTCCCCTGTACCTGCGGGACACACGCGCCGTGCTGCGGGACGCCACCCACGAAGCGCACGACATCCTCGAAGCGGTGGCCGACGGCCTTGCCGACGGTCGGTGGGACACCGATGAGGCGGACACCTGGCATGCGCGCGCCCTGCGCCTGCAACGCCTGGTCGACCAGGCCCGCGCCGCCGTAGGGCACAGCCGCGAGAGCCTGCGCATCAACATCCGTAGCCGCACCGGTACCAGCGGCACCGCGTCCCCGCCGGGAAAGGAGTACGACGACGCGGTCCTCGTCCTCGAATACGCCGCCGTCCACACCGCCGGCGTCACCCGTACCGTCCTGGAAGCCGCGGCCGAGGACCAGGCGGTCACACGGCCCGAGTCCGCCCTCACCCGCCGCTACGCCGACTTCCTGCGCCAGACCGCCCACGCGCTCCGCCTCTACAGCCACAGCCGTTTCAGCCGCCAGGACGATCAGGAGCTGCGGCAGGCCGTACAAGAACTCCGCCGGACGCTCGACGCGCTGCGCCACCATCTCTCCCAGGCGCGGCCGGACGCCCCTGGCGAAGTCGCCGTCAACGGGGCTCTCCTGACACAGGCGCACCGACTGGCCGGCCAACTGGTCACCTCGGAAACCTGA
- a CDS encoding DUF5670 family protein produces MVPLLLVLLLALVLFGAGFALKALWWIAVIVLVVWLLGFVVRSADTAGRRGRWYRW; encoded by the coding sequence ATGGTTCCCTTGCTTCTGGTTCTGCTGCTGGCTTTGGTCCTCTTCGGTGCCGGCTTCGCGTTGAAGGCCCTGTGGTGGATCGCCGTGATCGTGCTGGTCGTCTGGCTGCTGGGCTTCGTCGTGCGATCGGCCGACACCGCCGGCCGTAGGGGCCGCTGGTACCGCTGGTAA
- a CDS encoding alpha/beta fold hydrolase has translation MPYITVGQENSADIDLYYEDHGSGQPVVLIHGFPLDGHSWERQSAVLLEAGYRVITYDRRGFGRSSQPTTGFDYDTFAADLNTVLETLDLRDAVLVGFSMGTGEVARYVSSYGSGRIAKVAFLASLEPCLLKSDDNPDGVAPKEFFDGVVEAVKADRYAYYTAFYQDFYNLDENLGTRISEEAVRNSWSVAAGGGFFAAAAAPSTWYTDFRADIPAIDVPALILHGTGDRILPVEGTARPFHKALPSADYVEIEGAPHGLLWTHAEEVNSALLAFLGK, from the coding sequence TTGCCGTACATCACGGTGGGTCAGGAAAACTCCGCCGACATCGACCTGTACTACGAGGACCACGGCAGCGGGCAGCCGGTCGTCCTCATCCACGGCTTCCCCCTCGACGGCCACTCCTGGGAGCGGCAGAGCGCCGTTCTCCTCGAAGCGGGCTATCGCGTGATCACCTACGACCGTCGCGGCTTCGGCCGGTCCAGCCAGCCGACGACCGGCTTCGACTACGACACGTTCGCGGCGGACCTGAACACCGTGCTGGAGACCCTCGACCTGCGCGACGCCGTCCTGGTCGGTTTCTCGATGGGCACGGGAGAGGTCGCCCGGTACGTGTCCTCGTACGGGTCCGGCCGCATCGCCAAGGTCGCCTTCCTCGCGTCGCTGGAGCCCTGCCTGCTCAAGAGCGACGACAACCCGGACGGTGTCGCGCCGAAGGAGTTCTTCGACGGCGTGGTCGAGGCCGTCAAGGCGGACCGGTACGCCTACTACACGGCCTTCTACCAGGACTTCTACAACCTGGACGAGAACCTCGGGACGCGGATCAGCGAGGAAGCCGTCCGGAACAGCTGGAGCGTCGCGGCGGGCGGGGGGTTCTTCGCCGCCGCGGCCGCACCGTCGACCTGGTACACCGACTTCCGGGCCGACATCCCGGCCATCGACGTGCCGGCCCTGATCCTGCACGGCACCGGTGACCGGATCCTGCCCGTCGAGGGAACCGCTCGGCCGTTCCACAAGGCGCTCCCGTCCGCCGACTACGTGGAGATCGAGGGCGCCCCGCACGGCCTGCTGTGGACCCACGCCGAGGAGGTCAACAGCGCGCTGCTCGCCTTCCTGGGGAAGTAG
- a CDS encoding PadR family transcriptional regulator encodes MLALLTEGESHGYELKGRFEEAIDPQWGGLNIGHLYQILDRLVRDGFVTRSQVAQADRPDKTLYRLTAAGQEEVRQWATSAWVRTGGFRDELFLKLFGASALGAEALDAFVTAQRQTYLSELAGLTRLRRTHTGDPLVSLLLDAAIGHTKADLELVEGAAERLRPASGRDVDITTDAQADGFGEADRRHPA; translated from the coding sequence GTGCTCGCCCTGCTCACCGAGGGCGAGAGCCACGGGTACGAGCTCAAGGGCCGCTTCGAGGAAGCCATCGACCCGCAGTGGGGCGGCCTCAACATCGGCCACCTCTACCAGATCCTCGACCGGCTGGTCCGCGACGGCTTCGTCACCCGCTCCCAGGTGGCCCAGGCGGACCGGCCCGACAAGACGCTCTACCGCCTCACCGCCGCCGGCCAGGAGGAGGTGCGGCAGTGGGCGACCAGCGCGTGGGTGCGCACGGGCGGGTTCCGCGACGAACTGTTCCTGAAGCTGTTCGGGGCAAGTGCGCTCGGCGCCGAGGCCCTGGACGCGTTCGTCACGGCGCAGCGCCAGACGTACCTCTCCGAACTCGCCGGGCTGACCCGGCTGCGCCGCACCCACACCGGCGACCCTCTGGTGTCCCTCCTCCTGGACGCGGCCATCGGCCACACGAAGGCCGACCTGGAGCTGGTCGAGGGGGCGGCCGAACGGCTTCGCCCGGCCTCGGGCCGGGATGTCGACATCACCACCGACGCCCAGGCCGACGGCTTCGGGGAGGCCGACCGCCGTCACCCGGCCTGA
- a CDS encoding nuclear transport factor 2 family protein, with protein sequence MSAADNKALVIAFYEQAFNDYQPEAAATAHLGESYTQHNPEAQDGPGAFVGYVHWLRGQFPDLRLDIKRTIAEGDLVVTHSNLHLKPGDRGMAVADFWRVADGKIVEHWDVIQEVPEKSANDNTMF encoded by the coding sequence ATGTCCGCTGCGGACAACAAGGCGCTCGTGATCGCCTTCTACGAGCAGGCATTCAACGACTACCAGCCCGAGGCGGCCGCCACCGCACACCTCGGCGAGAGCTACACCCAGCACAACCCCGAGGCGCAGGACGGCCCGGGTGCCTTCGTCGGCTATGTGCACTGGCTGCGAGGGCAGTTCCCCGACCTGCGCCTGGACATCAAGCGCACGATCGCCGAAGGGGACTTGGTGGTCACCCACAGCAACCTGCACCTCAAGCCCGGTGACCGCGGCATGGCCGTCGCCGACTTCTGGCGCGTCGCCGACGGAAAGATCGTCGAGCACTGGGACGTGATCCAGGAAGTGCCCGAGAAGAGCGCCAACGACAACACCATGTTCTGA